CAGAGTTTTAGTTCCTTTTAGCGGTGTAGTAGGTGCAGCGTTTTTGGTATTGGCTGATACGCTGGCAAGAACTGTGATGGCTCCTGTAGAAATACCAGTTGGCATAATAACTGCCGCTTGTGGTGGACCATTTTTCTTATATCTTCTTGTCAAAAATAAAAATAAAGAGGTCAAATAATATGGCGATCGTAAATGTGGAAGATCTTCATTTTAGTTATGGTATGATTCAGGCTTTAAAAGGTGTAAATTTTAAGATAGATGACTATAAAATGGTGGGGATACTAGGCAGTAATGGGTCTGGAAAGACTACTCTTTTAAAGAACTTATCAGGGTACTTGAAGCCAAGTAAAGGAAATGTGTCTATAGCGGGGAAGAGCATATACAGCATGAAATCAAAGGACAAAGCGATGCTTATCGGTTATGTTCCGCAGGATGTGTATTCTGACTTTGAATTTACCTCTTATGATGTTGTTATGATGGGAAGGACTCCTTATTTAAGGAGATTTCAAAGAGAGACTAAAAAAGACGTAAACATCGTAAAAGAAGCGATGATTCTTACAAACACATGGGATCTTAAGGATAGATATGTAAATGAATTAAGTGGTGGGCAAAGGCAAAGGGTTTACATTGCAAGAGCGTTGGCTCAAGAGCCTAAGATCTTGCTATTGGATGAGCCGATTTCACATTTAGATGTAAAATATCAAATAGAAGTGCTTTCAATACTTAAGCAGTTGACCGCAAAAGATATACTTGTGTTTGCTGTTCTTCATGACATCAACTTATCATCTCAATTTTGCGATTTTATTCTACTTATGAAAGATGGAGAGATTATATCGATGGGGACGCCAAATGAAGTCCTTACTGCAGAAAATATAAAGATGGCTTTTTCTGTCGATGCTGATGTAATCAGAAATCCTATTACAGATACACCGCTTATTATTCTCTCAAAAAAGCAAGGGGATGATTTGAAAATTGTGTAAAGCATTTATGATAGCCGGAACTCATTCTGGCGTAGGTAAGACGACCATTACTATTGGTGTAATAGGATATCTTTCTAAAAAATACAAGGTCATTTCGTTTAAAGTTGGTCCTGATTACATAGACACGGCGTATCACAGGTTTGCATCTGGCAATTTCTCATACAATTTGGACGTCTACATGCTTGGAGATGACTACGTGAAAAAGTCCTTTTTAAAGCACGCTTTATCTGGAGATGTGACAGTCGTAGAAGGCGTCATGGGTATGTACGATGGAATCAATAATACAAGCTATGGCAGCAGTGCACATGTGGCAAAACTTTTAAACTTACCTGTCGTACTTGTCGTTGACGCATCTGGAATGGCTGCAAGTGTTTCTGCCTTAGTTAAAGGCTATATAGAATACGATAAAGATGTCAATATTGTAGGAGTAATATTCAACAGAGTTGGCAGTGAAAAACATTACAAGCTTTTAAAAGAATGCATAGAAAGAGATTTAGGCATAAAAGCATTTGGATATCTTCCCCAGGATGATAGGGTTAGTTTGCCTGAGAGGCATCTTGGACTTATGCCTATATTTGAGACAAAGGAAAATCACAATTTTAGCATTTTGTACGATAGCATAGAGCAATTCATAGACGTAGAGGGC
The nucleotide sequence above comes from Thermoanaerobacterium sp. CMT5567-10. Encoded proteins:
- a CDS encoding ABC transporter ATP-binding protein, with the translated sequence MAIVNVEDLHFSYGMIQALKGVNFKIDDYKMVGILGSNGSGKTTLLKNLSGYLKPSKGNVSIAGKSIYSMKSKDKAMLIGYVPQDVYSDFEFTSYDVVMMGRTPYLRRFQRETKKDVNIVKEAMILTNTWDLKDRYVNELSGGQRQRVYIARALAQEPKILLLDEPISHLDVKYQIEVLSILKQLTAKDILVFAVLHDINLSSQFCDFILLMKDGEIISMGTPNEVLTAENIKMAFSVDADVIRNPITDTPLIILSKKQGDDLKIV